CGATACGGCGGCGATAGCCGACGGCCCGACGATGGGCGCAAGCGCCGCGTCCGGGCCGGGAACGGCGTCGTGGCACTGCTCGAAGGCCCGTCGCCGCCGCGCCCCGCGCGGCTGCCGGCCGACCGCGCCGCCCGCCCCGGGCCGCCGTTCCCGGGCCGCCGTGGCGGCTCCCCCGACCCCGGCCCCCGCGGCGCGCACGACGACAACTGCACGCAGTTCCTGCGAGAAAACAGGGCCTCGTGGCCGCCGGCCTGACCCGGCCGCCGCGTCCCGCTCCGCCCGGGCGCTGCCGCGCCCGGGCGTCCACCACGTCAGAAGGGTTGTCCGGCATGCGTTTGAACAGGCGAGAGATGGTGGCCGGCGTCGCCGGCACGGCGCTGGTGGCCGCCGCGGCGGCCACCCCGCTGGTGACAGGTTCTGGCGGCGGGGCGGACGCGCACGCCGCGCACGGCGGCGAGGGCGGCGCGGGCGCCGGGGACGCCGGGGAGTACGTCGAGACGTACCAGGGCCGCACCATTCGGGTGCTGCCCGAGGCCGCGGGCGGCGGCGTGCTCATCGACGACCGGCCGCTGCACCTGATGAAGTTCGGCGACGACGCGTACCTCAGCTCCATGTGCCACTACGAGATGGCGCCCTCCCCGCTGCACGCCGCCCGCCGGGCCGTGGAGGAGCTGCGCGGAGCGGCCCTCCTGCCGGCCGCGCACGGCTCGCACGGCACGCACGTGACGGTCGTCTGACGCCACCACCGCTCACCAGCCGCACGGACCCAGCCGCCACA
Above is a genomic segment from Streptomyces marincola containing:
- a CDS encoding tyrosinase cofactor, with translation MRLNRREMVAGVAGTALVAAAAATPLVTGSGGGADAHAAHGGEGGAGAGDAGEYVETYQGRTIRVLPEAAGGGVLIDDRPLHLMKFGDDAYLSSMCHYEMAPSPLHAARRAVEELRGAALLPAAHGSHGTHVTVV